Genomic DNA from Nitrospirota bacterium:
AGGCCGCGTGTTCCACGTGGAACAAAACATAAGGCAGGGGAAATGCGCTATCTGAGATGTAACGGCAGCGACGGACAGCTACTCGGGCGGGTGGGGGTGCGGACTCTGTACGCGGAGCTTGACGAGGCGGGCACGGTGGTGGCGGAGGTGGGCGTGGACGAATGGGGGCTGGTGGTGCACCGCTACCCCTCCCGGTCCCCCCTCTTCCCCTTCGGAGAAGACGGGCTCCTGGGGGGCCGGACGATGGACGCCTCGGGCGCCTCCCCGGCGGAGGCGGAGGAGGCCGAGAGGGAGTTCAAGAGGCTCTGGCCCTGGCCGGACTCCTTCTGAGCCCTCCGTTCCACGTGGAACGTCTCCTCAGGCCGCCCCGGGCAGCCGTATCCCGAAGGCCTTTATCTTCCGGTGCAGGTTGCTCCTCTCGATGCCCATGGCCTCGGCGGTCCGCGAGACGTTCCAGCCGTAGTCCTTGAGCTTCCGGCTGATGAAGTCCTTCTCGAAGGCCTCCCGGGCGTCCCTCAGGGACGAGAGCCGATAGTAGTCCGCCTCCTCTGCCTCTCCCTCTCCCAGCGTGAGCCCCTCGGCGCTGATGGTCTCGGCGGGGGTCATGATGACCAGCCTCTCGATGAGGTTCCTGAGCTCCCTGATGTTTCCCGGCCAGTCGTGCTCCATCAACTTTCGCACCGCCTCGCGGGAGACCTTCTTGGGGGCCTGCCCGTATTCGGCGGCCAGCGTGCCCAGGAAATGCTCCACCAGAAGGGGGATGTCCTCCTTCCTCTCCCTCAGCGGCGGGACGTGGATGGGGATGACGTTGAGCCTGAAATACAGGTCCGCCCGGAACTCCTCCTTCCTGATGCGCTCCTCCAGGTCCTTGTTGGTGGCCGCGATGACCCGGACGTCCACCTGGATGCTCCGGGAGCCCCCCACACGCTGAAACTGCTGGTTCTCCAGGACCCGGAGGAGCTTCGCCTGGGTCTGAAAGGACATGTCTGCTATCTCGTCCAGAAGGAGCGTCCCCCCGTCGGCCGTCTCGAACTTCCCCTTCTTCTGCTCGAACGCGCCGGTGAAGGAGCCCTTCTCGTGGCCGAACAGCTCGCTCTCGATGAGCTCCTGAGGGATGGCCGCGCAGTTGACCGCGACGAAAGGGGCGCGGGCCCGCGGGCCCTGCTCGTGCAGCAGGCGGGCCACGATTTCCTTGCCCACGCCGCTCTCCCCGGTGATGAGGACCCGGCTGTTGCTCCTGGCGGCCATGGCCACCTGGCTTCTGACGGCCTGCATGGCGGCGCTCTCCCCCACCAGGAGGCACTTCTTCTGGAGGCTCTCCCTGAGCTGGCGGTTTTCCTCCTCCAGGCTCCGCCTCTCCAAGGCCCTCCCCACCGTGAGGACGACCTTCTCCAGGGAGAGGGGCTTCTCCAGGAAGTCGTAGGCCCCCATCCGGGTCGCCCTGACGGCGGTCTCGATGGTGCCGTGTCCCGATATCATGATGACCGGCAGCTCCGCCGAGAGCCCCTTGATGCGCTCAAGCACGTCCAGGCCGTCCATGCTGGGCAGCCAGACGTCAAGGACCACCACGTCGGGCAGCCTCTCCCCCGCGTGAGAGAGGGCCTCCTCGCCGCTCCGGGCGGTCACGACGCGGTAGCCCTCGTCCGTGAGGATATCGGCGAGGCTCTCCCTGATGCCCGCCTCGTCGTCGATTATCAGAACCTGCGAATCCGCCATGGCTCAAGCACACTCCTTTCTCTAGCGTGAGGGAACCTCGATGGTGAAAACACTTCCCCGGGGCTCGCCGTCCCGCACCCGGATGGTCCCGCCGTGCTCGCTGA
This window encodes:
- a CDS encoding sigma-54 dependent transcriptional regulator encodes the protein MADSQVLIIDDEAGIRESLADILTDEGYRVVTARSGEEALSHAGERLPDVVVLDVWLPSMDGLDVLERIKGLSAELPVIMISGHGTIETAVRATRMGAYDFLEKPLSLEKVVLTVGRALERRSLEEENRQLRESLQKKCLLVGESAAMQAVRSQVAMAARSNSRVLITGESGVGKEIVARLLHEQGPRARAPFVAVNCAAIPQELIESELFGHEKGSFTGAFEQKKGKFETADGGTLLLDEIADMSFQTQAKLLRVLENQQFQRVGGSRSIQVDVRVIAATNKDLEERIRKEEFRADLYFRLNVIPIHVPPLRERKEDIPLLVEHFLGTLAAEYGQAPKKVSREAVRKLMEHDWPGNIRELRNLIERLVIMTPAETISAEGLTLGEGEAEEADYYRLSSLRDAREAFEKDFISRKLKDYGWNVSRTAEAMGIERSNLHRKIKAFGIRLPGAA